From the Primulina tabacum isolate GXHZ01 chromosome 3, ASM2559414v2, whole genome shotgun sequence genome, one window contains:
- the LOC142538793 gene encoding histone H2B.3-like, with translation MGAKGEKKPAEKKPVEEKKTADKGPAAEKKPKAGKKLPKDAALAAAGDKKKKKAKRGVETYKMYIFKVLKQVHPDIGISSKAMGIMNSFINDIFEKLAQESARLARYNKKPTITSREIQTSVRLVLPGELAKHAVSEGTKAVTKFTSS, from the coding sequence ATGGGAGCCAAAGGTGAGAAAAAGCCAGCGGAGAAGAAGCCCGTGGAGGAGAAGAAAACCGCCGACAAAGGCCCAGCCGCCGAGAAGAAGCCCAAGGCCGGAAAGAAACTCCCCAAAGACGCCGCCTTGGCCGCCGCCGGGgacaagaagaagaagaaggcgAAAAGAGGTGTGGAGACTTATAAGATGTATATTTTCAAGGTCCTGAAGCAAGTTCATCCAGACATCGGGATTTCCAGCAAAGCAATGGGGATCATGAACAGCTTCATCAACGACATCTTCGAGAAGCTTGCTCAGGAATCGGCCCGATTGGCGAGGTACAACAAGAAGCCCACTATTACTTCGAGGGAGATTCAGACTTCTGTGAGATTGGTCCTGCCCGGTGAGCTCGCAAAGCATGCTGTTTCTGAGGGAACCAAAGCTGTGACCAAGTTTACTAGTTCTTGA